In Devosia beringensis, a single window of DNA contains:
- a CDS encoding ABC-type transport auxiliary lipoprotein family protein: protein MATTRRAFMVFGASTLALGLAGCLAATPPITYDLTSASQVPMRRRSSRVVVITLPVAVQTYDTQRVVVRDVGNVLSYLPDAQLSDTLPRLVQTRLLQTFQASNFPNIGRPDDQLSVDITLATDLQAFEIDASNGNLATVTINAKLVDERRGLIFASRSFSATQPATIEPAAAAIGGLDTALRQVMSEILLWTAQTA, encoded by the coding sequence ATGGCCACCACACGACGCGCATTCATGGTCTTTGGGGCTTCGACGCTGGCATTGGGCCTGGCCGGTTGCCTCGCCGCCACCCCGCCCATCACCTATGATCTGACCAGCGCCAGCCAGGTGCCGATGCGTCGGCGCTCGTCACGGGTGGTGGTGATCACCCTGCCCGTGGCCGTCCAGACCTACGACACCCAGCGCGTCGTCGTGCGGGATGTCGGCAATGTGCTGAGCTATCTGCCCGACGCCCAGCTATCCGACACCCTGCCCCGTCTGGTGCAGACCCGGCTGCTGCAGACCTTCCAGGCCTCCAACTTTCCCAATATCGGCCGGCCCGACGATCAGCTCAGCGTCGATATCACGCTGGCGACCGACCTGCAGGCCTTCGAGATCGATGCCAGCAATGGCAACCTGGCCACCGTCACCATCAATGCCAAGCTGGTCGACGAGCGGCGCGGCCTGATTTTCGCCAGCAGGAGCTTTTCGGCGACCCAGCCGGCCACCATCGAGCCGGCAGCAGCCGCCATTGGCGGGCTCGATACCGCCCTGCGCCAGGTCATGTCCGAGATCCTGCTCTGGACTGCCCAAACCGCGTGA
- a CDS encoding MlaD family protein translates to MENKANYAIVGAIAIAVLVAMFGFVYWFAGPSSNIETREYEIIFTGTVSGLSPSTEVQFNGIKIGQVRTVHLDPADINRVIARIEIDASIPIKANTKALMGFQGLTGVGSLQLSGGSADASPPTTEPGRDVPTLYAKVSDFQSILDGLSTTINGTATAVDRLNGFLDANDEKLNQTISNVTTFTDALAANAEGVQDALATIAEAGQQVGPMAEQIGALSTKLGELADSIPPERVTQVVDNIASFSDTLSRNAGKVDAFFDAASTLSSDLTTMSASLSGSVERIDAVTAAIDPEAVSRIVANVDDVSGKVGGMTSQLQDILDSVPPEKVAAVVADVSTFTDSLARNAEEIDSLFAATGTLSEGITTMVKNLDPAVLKINQVAAQIDPQLINRVLGNVDEFTTSLGDKSEDVDTIVDNLNTVSSSLVGSAGKVDEILAKVDSSVTNAEGEGVFEQISAAAVSIRELADQLNVSTAGIAAGLNNFTSNGLPGYASLAQEARATLQRLDRVVRNLESNPQGLIFGGDTVREYNKR, encoded by the coding sequence ATGGAAAACAAGGCAAATTACGCTATCGTCGGCGCCATCGCCATTGCTGTCCTGGTGGCCATGTTCGGTTTTGTCTACTGGTTCGCCGGTCCCTCAAGCAATATCGAGACGCGGGAATACGAGATCATCTTCACCGGGACGGTATCCGGTCTCAGCCCGAGCACCGAGGTGCAGTTCAACGGCATCAAGATCGGCCAGGTCAGGACCGTACATCTCGATCCTGCCGACATCAATCGCGTCATTGCACGCATCGAAATCGACGCCTCCATTCCGATCAAGGCCAATACCAAGGCGCTGATGGGCTTTCAGGGCCTGACGGGCGTGGGCTCGCTGCAGCTGTCCGGTGGCTCCGCCGATGCCAGCCCGCCGACCACCGAGCCGGGGCGCGACGTCCCCACCCTCTATGCCAAGGTCTCCGATTTCCAGTCCATCCTTGATGGCCTCTCGACCACCATCAACGGCACGGCCACCGCCGTAGACCGTCTCAATGGCTTCCTTGATGCCAATGACGAAAAGCTCAACCAGACCATCAGCAACGTCACCACCTTCACCGATGCTTTGGCCGCCAATGCCGAGGGCGTCCAGGATGCCTTGGCCACGATCGCCGAGGCCGGCCAGCAGGTGGGGCCAATGGCCGAGCAGATCGGCGCGCTGTCAACCAAGCTGGGCGAACTGGCCGATTCAATTCCGCCGGAACGGGTCACGCAGGTCGTCGACAACATCGCCTCGTTCAGCGACACCCTGTCGCGCAATGCCGGAAAGGTTGATGCCTTCTTTGATGCCGCCTCGACCCTGTCCAGCGACCTGACCACGATGAGCGCATCGCTGTCGGGCAGCGTTGAGCGTATTGACGCCGTGACCGCCGCCATCGACCCCGAGGCGGTCAGCCGCATCGTCGCCAATGTCGATGACGTGTCGGGCAAGGTTGGCGGGATGACCTCCCAGCTCCAGGATATCCTCGACTCCGTGCCGCCCGAAAAGGTCGCCGCGGTGGTCGCCGATGTTTCCACCTTCACCGACAGCCTGGCGCGCAATGCCGAAGAAATCGACAGCCTCTTCGCGGCCACCGGCACCCTGTCGGAAGGCATTACCACCATGGTGAAAAATCTCGACCCGGCCGTGCTCAAGATCAATCAGGTCGCCGCCCAGATCGACCCGCAGCTGATCAACCGCGTCCTGGGCAATGTCGACGAGTTCACCACCAGCCTTGGCGACAAGTCCGAAGACGTCGACACCATCGTCGACAACCTGAACACAGTCTCGTCCTCCCTGGTTGGCTCCGCCGGCAAGGTTGACGAAATTCTCGCCAAGGTCGACAGTTCGGTTACCAATGCGGAAGGCGAAGGCGTCTTTGAACAGATCAGCGCTGCGGCCGTATCGATCCGCGAACTGGCCGACCAGCTCAATGTCAGCACTGCCGGCATCGCCGCCGGCCTGAACAACTTCACGTCCAACGGCCTGCCGGGCTATGCCTCGCTGGCTCAGGAAGCGCGGGCGACGCTGCAGCGGCTCGACCGCGTGGTGCGCAACCTTGAGAGCAATCCTCAGGGTCTGATCTTTGGCGGCGATACCGTTCGCGAATACAACAAGAGGTAG